The Fusarium falciforme chromosome 4, complete sequence genomic interval TGTATTTCTTCACTAACTCCCTGCCTCATCATTCATTGTGCCTTTCATGTTTGAAGCCCTCCAACCTCACTTCATTTGTAGCCAGGCCAAAGGACCTTCCCTTTCGAGCAGATACTCTACGATAAACTGATAGTGGTGCCAAGGCCATCTGATAGGTTGAGCCATGTCTGCGCCGATCGCCCCGCGCCCTCTCGGCCATTCACATCAAAGAGGGgcttttctcttctccaaAGTCTTTTCTCAACCTCGAAGTTTCTTCGCACCAGGGAATTGAACAGCCCAAGCTTCCTTCTGCTAATTCTGCTCAACTGAAGACTATCTCTTCAAGTGTGCCCGGCATGACTGAAGGCGACACTCCAACTGTGCGTCCAACAGGGATCCAGTCAATTTCACTTCAAGAGGGTAAGTTCATTGTCAATATCATGACTGACAAGCCACTAACAGGCTTTTACAATCAGATAATGGTATTCAGTCTGATGAGATCGATTACCCCGATGGCGGGCTCAAGGCCTGGATGGTCGTCGTCGGAGCTTGGTGCGCAATGGTCCCCCCCATGGGCCTGCTCAACACCTTGGCTGTCCTCCAGGCCTGGATCTCTGAGAATGAACTGAAGGGCATCTCTGAGAGTAAAACAGGATGGATATTTAGCTGCTACGCCTTCTTCATAACGGCTTGTGGCGCGCAAGTTGGTAAGTAATCTCTCAAGACGCCTTGCTACCTAGGACATGGACTGACTACTGACGCAGGCCCTGTCTTTGATGCTTACGATATCAAACTACTACTTCTCCCTGGGTCAATTGGGGTTGTTGCGTCCCTGATCTTCATGAGCCTATCCACCGGTACTCCATATCCTTCCCACTCCCAATGAGTTTGCTAAGATGGACATACAGAGTTCTACcacttcctcctctcctttGGCGTTCTTGGAGGTATATCTTCATCCTTACTATTCAACCCCAGTCTGTCAGCCATAGGGCATTGGTTTTGTAAGCGCCGCGCTTTCGCCACTGGCCTGGCTTGTAGCGCCGGCGGTATTGGAGGCATCATCTTCTCAATCATCATTCTATATCTAACGCCACGTATCGGCTTCCCTTGGGCCATCCGAGTAGTTGCGTTCTTGTCACTTGGCCTCCTCATTGTCGCCAACATATTCCTGAGAAAGCGCATACCTCACAACAAAAAGGCCAAAGCTTACATCGACTTTGGTCTTTTTAGAGACGTCAACTTTTCAGTCACGGTTGCAGCCATCTTCCTTGTTGAATTTGCCGTCTTTATCCCTTATACATATCTGTGCTCATATGCGCTCTCCTACGGTTTCAGCTCACGCCAAGCATACCTGCTCAATGTCCTCTTAAACGCTGGCGCCATCCCTGGCCGAGTTCTTCCTGGTTACATCGCCGATCGTTTCGGCGCTTTCAACACGATGATTGTCACGGCTCTGTCCTGCGGGGCTTTTATCCTAGGCTTATGGTTAATAGCAGACGGGGATCACGCTCGGGTCATGGCATTCTCGGTGCTTTTTGGCTTCTGGTCAGGTGCAGCCATTAGCTTATCACCAGTTTGTGTGTCTCGAGTATGCAGAATCGAGGACTATGGAAAGTCAAATGGAATGGCATATTTCGTCGCAAGTTTCGGAGCCTTGGTTGGCATTCCTATTGCTGGTGCTTTGCTGGACGGAAGCGAAGATGGTTACCGAAACCTGATCATCTTTGCAGGCGGGTTTTACATGGTCGCCAGCATTGCATGCTGTATCGCTCGAGGA includes:
- a CDS encoding MFS domain-containing protein, coding for MTEGDTPTVRPTGIQSISLQEDNGIQSDEIDYPDGGLKAWMVVVGAWCAMVPPMGLLNTLAVLQAWISENELKGISESKTGWIFSCYAFFITACGAQVGPVFDAYDIKLLLLPGSIGVVASLIFMSLSTEFYHFLLSFGVLGGISSSLLFNPSLSAIGHWFCKRRAFATGLACSAGGIGGIIFSIIILYLTPRIGFPWAIRVVAFLSLGLLIVANIFLRKRIPHNKKAKAYIDFGLFRDVNFSVTVAAIFLVEFAVFIPYTYLCSYALSYGFSSRQAYLLNVLLNAGAIPGRVLPGYIADRFGAFNTMIVTALSCGAFILGLWLIADGDHARVMAFSVLFGFWSGAAISLSPVCVSRVCRIEDYGKSNGMAYFVASFGALVGIPIAGALLDGSEDGYRNLIIFAGGFYMVASIACCIARGVAGGWKPALF